The proteins below come from a single Campylobacter sp. CCUG 57310 genomic window:
- the yajC gene encoding preprotein translocase subunit YajC, which produces MQEGNFLASLLPLIVLFAIFYFLVIRPQQKQQKEHQKMLAALEKGDKIITAGGLYCEVIKPEDDFIKVKLNDDVIVRIGREFVARKIETKVNA; this is translated from the coding sequence ATGCAAGAAGGCAATTTTTTAGCTTCATTACTACCTCTGATCGTGCTTTTCGCGATTTTTTACTTTTTGGTTATCAGACCGCAGCAAAAACAGCAAAAAGAGCATCAAAAGATGCTTGCAGCCCTAGAAAAGGGCGATAAGATCATCACTGCGGGCGGACTTTATTGCGAAGTCATAAAACCTGAAGATGATTTTATCAAAGTTAAACTTAATGACGATGTAATAGTGCGCATAGGACGCGAGTTTGTCGCTAGAAAAATCGAGACCAAAGTCAATGCGTAG
- the lptE gene encoding LPS assembly lipoprotein LptE encodes MRFVAAIFIVVFLIGCGYKPVSKIANEIMDESVYVDVLIDKSEPKNSVWIKDSVKEGIVSRLNRNLSDDKNAGTTINVSIRSMNFQALLYDEDGYVSLYKAVLNLEFDTKFKNGKSYKIVTSGEHDFSISRKIKDVRYADSVISETDKYNAIRAASQEAFDEYIATLAVKGFKDVNKD; translated from the coding sequence ATGAGATTTGTAGCCGCAATTTTTATCGTTGTTTTTTTAATCGGGTGCGGATATAAGCCTGTTTCAAAGATAGCTAACGAGATAATGGATGAGAGTGTGTATGTAGATGTGCTCATCGATAAATCCGAGCCCAAAAATAGCGTCTGGATAAAAGACAGCGTAAAAGAGGGCATCGTATCAAGGTTGAATAGAAATTTAAGCGACGATAAAAATGCGGGCACAACCATAAACGTAAGTATCAGATCTATGAATTTTCAAGCACTTCTTTATGATGAAGACGGGTATGTTTCGCTTTATAAGGCGGTGTTAAATTTGGAGTTTGATACGAAATTTAAAAACGGCAAAAGCTATAAGATAGTTACCAGCGGAGAGCATGACTTTAGTATATCAAGGAAGATTAAAGACGTTCGTTATGCAGATAGCGTTATCAGCGAGACAGATAAGTATAACGCTATAAGAGCCGCTTCACAAGAAGCCTTTGACGAATACATAGCTACTCTTGCCGTTAAGGGATTTAAAGATGTCAACAAAGATTAA
- the secF gene encoding protein translocase subunit SecF — MQIFSKAHVYDFMGKRYIALAFSAILFFGSIFLLVTKGLNYGIDFSGGTLIQVKYEDKAPLDKIRAALSTDETFKNASVTEFGSDSEVVIRFSSSNSSIGSDVGASVGELIKDTGKFEIRRVDVVGPKVGSELRQKGMMAIGISLVGILLYIAFRFEWRFAMAAIASEIHDVVITLGAISLFGIDVNLDTLAAILTVVGYSLNDTIIIFDRIREGIKTSKNSDLDVIINESVSATLSRTILTSGTTLVVVVILFLYGGDMINGFALALIVGILAGTISSIYIASPILLWFKFSVDNYRAKEAEKMKARKERERHRAMFEKGVV; from the coding sequence ATGCAAATTTTTTCAAAAGCACATGTTTATGATTTTATGGGCAAGCGTTATATCGCTCTTGCGTTTTCCGCTATCTTGTTTTTCGGTTCTATTTTTTTGCTTGTTACTAAGGGGCTAAACTACGGTATTGATTTTTCGGGCGGAACGCTTATACAAGTAAAATATGAAGACAAAGCGCCTCTTGATAAGATTAGGGCTGCACTTTCTACTGATGAGACGTTTAAAAACGCTTCGGTTACCGAATTTGGCTCTGATAGCGAAGTTGTTATTAGATTTTCGTCTTCAAATTCAAGCATCGGAAGCGACGTGGGCGCTAGTGTAGGCGAGCTTATTAAAGATACGGGCAAATTTGAAATTCGCCGTGTGGATGTCGTAGGACCAAAGGTAGGAAGCGAGCTTAGACAAAAGGGAATGATGGCGATCGGCATATCTCTTGTGGGAATTTTACTCTATATAGCGTTTAGGTTTGAGTGGAGATTTGCGATGGCGGCCATCGCTTCTGAAATTCACGACGTTGTAATTACTCTTGGAGCCATTAGTCTTTTTGGTATAGATGTGAATTTAGACACTCTTGCGGCTATTCTTACGGTAGTCGGATATTCGCTAAATGATACTATTATCATATTTGACCGCATTAGAGAGGGCATTAAAACCAGCAAGAACTCGGATCTTGACGTTATCATCAACGAATCGGTTTCCGCAACTCTTTCAAGGACTATATTAACTTCAGGAACGACTTTGGTTGTCGTTGTTATATTATTCCTTTATGGCGGCGACATGATAAACGGCTTTGCCTTAGCGCTTATAGTGGGAATTTTAGCAGGTACTATCAGCTCTATTTATATCGCTTCTCCGATACTTCTTTGGTTTAAATTTAGCGTAGATAACTATAGAGCCAAAGAGGCTGAAAAGATGAAAGCAAGAAAAGAGCGAGAGCGACATAGGGCTATGTTTGAAAAAGGCGTTGTGTAA
- a CDS encoding apolipoprotein N-acyltransferase: protein MKLKNCLLALYSLVKNFLIKYFSTKIIRKAFFSAFLISNFIFLSLFDSEVLNFVSPFLAILGFYLLFNFNRYEFFTTGFFVGILWFYWISFSLIYYNFGYLIPIEILFIGIVYGVMFFIAGIPTQIWLKAVLLILISNLHPFNFNWLNFEAIFVVGIFKPNLYGFVFVFAAILSLFYIKTKLKFLACITLLLFAVQYDDAKAKILPFEVTLTNTNVPQALKWEKSLKNEFINENLKMIDEAINEGKRAIIMPESVFPTFMTQERNLTAELKEKSQKIAIVAGALAYENSQSYNSTFFFDKGEIKRFDKLVLVPFGEEILLPNFMKNLINELFFDGGKDFKTANSVSDYEIDGVKIRNAICYEATRDELFKGEFDVMIAITNNGWFVPSTEPNLQRLLLKYYSTKYNKTIYHSVNGSPSEIITPKRGLLDKFLSNFY from the coding sequence ATGAAGCTAAAAAATTGCCTTCTTGCATTGTATTCCTTAGTAAAAAATTTTTTAATCAAATATTTTAGCACTAAAATTATAAGAAAAGCCTTTTTTAGTGCATTTTTGATATCAAATTTTATATTTCTTTCGCTTTTTGATTCTGAAGTGCTAAATTTCGTCTCGCCGTTTCTTGCTATTTTAGGCTTTTACTTACTTTTTAACTTCAATCGCTATGAGTTTTTTACGACAGGATTTTTCGTAGGAATTTTGTGGTTTTATTGGATCAGTTTTAGCCTTATTTATTACAACTTTGGCTATCTAATCCCGATTGAAATTTTATTTATAGGTATCGTATATGGAGTTATGTTTTTTATCGCCGGAATTCCTACTCAAATTTGGCTTAAAGCGGTCTTGCTTATTTTGATTTCAAATTTGCATCCTTTTAATTTTAACTGGCTAAATTTTGAGGCAATATTTGTTGTTGGAATTTTTAAGCCGAATTTATACGGGTTTGTTTTTGTATTTGCTGCGATTTTATCGCTGTTTTATATAAAAACCAAGCTTAAATTTTTAGCTTGCATCACGCTTTTACTTTTTGCCGTTCAGTATGATGATGCTAAAGCTAAAATTTTACCTTTTGAAGTAACTCTTACAAACACAAACGTCCCTCAAGCTTTAAAATGGGAAAAATCACTTAAAAACGAGTTTATAAATGAAAATTTAAAGATGATAGATGAGGCGATAAATGAGGGCAAAAGAGCCATAATCATGCCTGAAAGCGTATTTCCGACATTTATGACGCAGGAGCGAAATTTAACTGCCGAGCTTAAAGAGAAATCTCAAAAAATCGCTATCGTCGCAGGCGCTCTTGCTTACGAAAATTCCCAAAGCTATAACTCTACTTTTTTCTTTGATAAAGGCGAAATTAAGCGCTTTGATAAGCTTGTGCTAGTACCCTTCGGCGAAGAAATTCTGCTTCCAAATTTTATGAAAAATTTGATAAACGAGCTCTTTTTTGACGGTGGCAAGGACTTTAAAACCGCAAATTCGGTTAGCGATTATGAGATAGACGGAGTTAAAATTCGCAATGCGATTTGCTATGAAGCTACGCGAGACGAGCTGTTTAAGGGCGAATTTGACGTGATGATAGCTATCACAAACAACGGCTGGTTCGTGCCTTCAACGGAGCCAAATTTACAACGCCTTTTGCTTAAATACTACTCAACCAAATATAACAAAACGATTTATCACAGCGTAAACGGCTCGCCGTCTGAGATAATCACGCCAAAACGCGGCTTGCTCGATAAATTTTTAAGTAATTTTTACTAA
- the secD gene encoding protein translocase subunit SecD — MRSAKVTYRLVIFIIALVLGIGFSAPSFFKDMGGAKISLGLDLQGGLHMLLGVETEEAIHSKVKSIASSINYYAGKEDILIDNFKIRQDYVNFELLDSDDQRKIDDMLKEIKGLDVTKEALKYTIRLSDSEKAETIEYAINQAVETIRNRLDQFGLAEPTVARQGEEKILVELPGVKTQADEQRARELIAKAAHLQLMALDEKRQPQANTLSAAEAESYGSIVYPDVKNEQQKYVVKNIPVLDGSMLTDARVAFDQRTNAPVISFTLNAEGARIFGDFTGANVGKRLAIVLDGKVYSAPVINERIGGGNGQISGGFSVEEAHDVAIALRSGALLAPVKMLEKRSIGPSLGADSINQSMTALASAGVLVVLFMIVYYGFAGILANFALIANILILVAVMAMFGATLTLPGMAGVVLTIGMAVDANVIINERIREFLRDGHGIAASVKKGYENAMSAIIDANLTTLITSAVLYAYGTGPVKGFAVTMSIGILASMLTAILGTRGMFDALMDRIEKSGNTQIWFGYKRG; from the coding sequence ATGCGTAGTGCAAAGGTAACATATAGGCTCGTTATATTTATCATCGCTTTGGTTTTAGGTATAGGCTTTTCCGCACCTTCGTTTTTTAAGGATATGGGCGGAGCTAAGATTAGCCTCGGGCTTGATCTTCAGGGCGGACTTCATATGCTACTTGGCGTAGAGACCGAGGAGGCGATACACTCTAAAGTGAAATCAATCGCTTCAAGCATTAACTACTACGCAGGCAAAGAAGATATCCTGATAGATAACTTCAAAATTCGCCAAGATTATGTAAATTTCGAGCTTTTAGACAGCGATGATCAGCGCAAGATAGATGACATGCTTAAGGAGATAAAAGGGCTTGATGTAACCAAAGAAGCCCTCAAATACACCATAAGGCTAAGTGATAGCGAAAAGGCTGAAACGATAGAGTATGCTATAAATCAAGCTGTTGAAACCATAAGAAACAGGCTTGATCAGTTTGGTTTGGCAGAACCTACCGTGGCAAGACAAGGCGAAGAAAAGATACTTGTAGAGCTTCCGGGTGTAAAAACACAAGCCGACGAGCAGCGCGCTAGAGAGCTAATCGCAAAAGCGGCGCATTTGCAACTGATGGCTCTTGATGAGAAAAGACAACCTCAAGCAAATACTCTAAGTGCTGCAGAGGCCGAAAGCTACGGTAGTATCGTTTATCCTGACGTTAAAAATGAGCAACAAAAATACGTAGTAAAAAATATCCCCGTTCTTGACGGCTCTATGCTAACTGACGCCAGAGTGGCTTTTGATCAGCGCACGAACGCTCCCGTGATCAGCTTTACGCTAAATGCCGAAGGTGCTAGAATTTTTGGTGATTTTACGGGTGCAAATGTCGGTAAGCGTCTTGCTATAGTGCTTGACGGCAAGGTTTATTCCGCACCTGTTATAAATGAGCGCATAGGCGGTGGAAACGGACAGATAAGCGGCGGATTTAGCGTAGAAGAAGCTCATGACGTAGCTATTGCGCTTAGAAGCGGTGCGCTTTTAGCTCCCGTAAAGATGCTTGAAAAAAGAAGTATCGGGCCAAGTTTGGGCGCTGATAGCATCAATCAAAGCATGACGGCTCTTGCAAGCGCAGGAGTGCTTGTAGTACTATTTATGATAGTTTATTACGGATTTGCGGGAATTTTGGCAAATTTTGCTCTGATTGCAAATATCTTGATACTTGTTGCTGTTATGGCCATGTTTGGTGCCACTTTAACTCTGCCTGGCATGGCGGGCGTGGTTTTAACCATAGGTATGGCGGTTGACGCAAACGTAATTATAAACGAGCGTATAAGGGAATTTTTACGAGACGGACACGGTATAGCGGCAAGCGTCAAAAAGGGCTATGAAAATGCCATGAGTGCGATAATAGACGCAAATTTAACCACCCTAATAACATCTGCAGTTCTTTATGCATACGGCACAGGTCCCGTTAAGGGGTTTGCCGTAACGATGAGCATAGGCATCCTAGCTTCCATGCTTACCGCCATACTCGGCACTCGCGGAATGTTTGACGCGCTTATGGACAGGATAGAAAAAAGCGGCAATACGCAAATTTGGTTTGGTTACAAGAGAGGATAA
- the leuS gene encoding leucine--tRNA ligase, which translates to MAENLKYDALKIEKKWQEIWLKDEEFEPKDDYSLPKKYILSMFPYPSGRIHMGHVRNYSIGDVLARYYRKQGYNVLHPIGFDSFGMPAENAAIQHKIHPKIWTYENIDYMRKELHSLGFSFSKNREFASSDPLYTKYEQEFFIKMYEKGLVYRKNAVVNWCKHDQTVLANEQVEDGCCWRCGNSVIQRELPGYYLKITDYAEELLANLEKLKDKWPNQVITMQENWIGKSFGLEFKFSLDEASKELLGGEIQGFEVFTTRPDTIYGVSYTALAPEHKIVKKLLESRNLSDEANEKIKAMLNQSPRERQASEKDGVFLGIHVIHPLSGEKVPVWVANFVLADYGSGAVMAVPAHDERDFEFASKFSLPIKWVIKPIDSEADSSKAFTESGICINSPLINGLNNEEAKLKIIEKFESEKIGKRVVNFKIRDWGISRQRYWGAPIPMIHCNKCGVVCEDIKNLPVALPDDVEITGEGNPLDKHPKWKHTKCPKCGGDAIRETDTMDTFFQSSWYFARYASDHKTWNEKAFDEKSVNYWMNVDQYIGGIEHAILHLLYARFFQKALRDLGYLRDDEPFERLLTQGMVLKDGKKMSKSKGNVVDPDDIIKNYGADTARLFILFAAPPQKELEWNDSAVEGAFRFLNRLYDKAGSVKKCSKIPEINHSELNKEEKYARAKVYEALKKSQEVYTQSFTFNTLIAACMEALNAVNAQNNEDVTTEAFFIILNLLEPIVPHIANELSENLFNRANFGTIEIKEEVFEKDSLNLAITVNGKRRGEVEVSSDASEAEILKSAKEAVFKWLEGKELVKEIYVQGKLVNLVVKG; encoded by the coding sequence ATGGCTGAAAATTTGAAGTATGACGCCTTAAAAATTGAGAAAAAATGGCAAGAAATTTGGTTAAAAGATGAAGAATTTGAGCCAAAAGATGATTATAGCTTGCCTAAAAAATATATATTAAGCATGTTTCCATACCCAAGCGGACGTATCCACATGGGACACGTAAGAAACTACTCAATAGGCGACGTACTGGCAAGATATTACAGAAAGCAAGGCTATAACGTGCTTCATCCGATAGGATTTGACAGCTTTGGCATGCCTGCTGAAAATGCGGCTATACAGCATAAAATTCATCCTAAAATTTGGACTTATGAAAATATCGATTATATGAGAAAAGAGCTTCACTCTCTTGGATTTTCATTTTCTAAAAACCGTGAATTTGCATCGTCCGATCCGCTTTACACCAAATACGAGCAGGAGTTTTTCATCAAAATGTATGAAAAGGGACTTGTTTACCGCAAGAATGCCGTAGTGAATTGGTGCAAGCACGATCAAACCGTTCTTGCAAACGAGCAGGTTGAGGATGGCTGCTGCTGGAGATGCGGAAATAGTGTGATCCAGCGTGAGTTGCCGGGGTATTATCTAAAGATAACCGATTATGCCGAGGAGCTTTTGGCCAATCTTGAAAAATTAAAGGACAAGTGGCCAAATCAAGTAATCACTATGCAGGAAAACTGGATCGGAAAGAGCTTTGGTCTAGAGTTTAAATTTAGCCTTGATGAAGCTTCAAAAGAGCTTTTAGGCGGAGAAATTCAAGGATTTGAGGTTTTTACTACTCGTCCCGATACGATTTATGGAGTTAGCTATACTGCACTTGCTCCTGAGCACAAGATAGTTAAAAAGCTGCTTGAGAGTAGAAATTTAAGCGATGAGGCAAATGAGAAAATAAAAGCTATGTTAAATCAAAGTCCAAGAGAGCGCCAAGCAAGCGAAAAAGACGGTGTATTTTTAGGAATTCACGTTATCCACCCATTAAGCGGTGAAAAAGTGCCTGTTTGGGTAGCGAATTTTGTTTTGGCTGACTACGGAAGCGGGGCTGTTATGGCGGTTCCTGCGCATGATGAGAGGGATTTTGAATTCGCTAGTAAATTTAGCTTGCCTATTAAATGGGTAATTAAGCCTATTGATAGCGAAGCGGACAGCTCAAAAGCATTTACCGAAAGCGGAATTTGTATAAATTCGCCACTTATAAATGGGCTAAATAATGAAGAGGCAAAGCTTAAGATCATAGAAAAATTTGAAAGCGAAAAGATCGGAAAAAGAGTTGTAAATTTTAAAATTCGCGACTGGGGAATTTCTCGCCAAAGATATTGGGGTGCGCCTATTCCTATGATTCATTGTAATAAGTGTGGGGTAGTTTGCGAAGATATAAAAAATCTGCCTGTTGCTCTGCCTGATGATGTTGAGATAACTGGTGAAGGCAATCCTCTTGATAAACATCCAAAATGGAAACATACTAAGTGTCCAAAGTGTGGCGGTGATGCGATTCGTGAGACCGATACTATGGATACATTTTTCCAAAGTAGCTGGTATTTCGCTAGATATGCAAGCGATCATAAGACTTGGAATGAAAAAGCCTTTGATGAAAAGAGCGTAAATTACTGGATGAACGTCGATCAGTATATCGGCGGGATAGAGCATGCGATACTGCATCTTTTATATGCGAGATTTTTTCAAAAGGCGCTTAGAGATCTTGGGTATTTGCGTGATGATGAGCCTTTTGAGAGGCTGCTTACTCAAGGAATGGTGCTAAAAGACGGTAAAAAGATGAGTAAGAGTAAGGGCAATGTCGTAGATCCTGACGATATAATTAAAAACTACGGAGCTGATACTGCAAGACTGTTTATACTATTTGCTGCACCTCCTCAAAAAGAGCTTGAATGGAACGATAGCGCAGTTGAAGGTGCGTTTAGATTTTTAAATAGACTTTATGATAAAGCAGGAAGCGTTAAAAAGTGCTCTAAAATTCCCGAAATTAATCACTCTGAACTTAATAAAGAAGAAAAATACGCTCGCGCAAAAGTCTATGAAGCACTTAAGAAATCCCAAGAGGTATATACTCAAAGCTTTACTTTTAATACCCTCATAGCTGCGTGCATGGAGGCTTTAAACGCAGTAAACGCTCAAAACAACGAAGATGTAACTACTGAAGCGTTTTTTATCATACTAAATTTGCTTGAGCCGATCGTGCCTCATATTGCAAACGAGTTAAGCGAAAATCTATTTAACAGAGCAAATTTTGGCACTATTGAGATAAAAGAAGAGGTGTTTGAAAAAGATAGCTTAAATTTAGCCATTACAGTAAATGGTAAAAGAAGAGGCGAGGTTGAAGTGTCAAGCGACGCTAGCGAAGCTGAAATTTTAAAATCGGCCAAAGAAGCCGTATTTAAATGGCTTGAAGGAAAAGAGCTCGTAAAAGAAATTTATGTGCAAGGAAAGCTTGTAAATTTGGTGGTAAAAGGTTAG
- a CDS encoding Mur ligase family protein: protein MKLDKFLSQKPLFYKEIDYTRMPRAWKSIKDSLNPFKIIHIIGTNGKGSTGRFLAQILHLQGKSVGHYTSPHIFEFRERFWLNGDVVSADALEAAHKRLQAMLSDEFKIKTSYFEYATLLAAVLFHECDFFICEAGMGGELDATNVYEKLFNIFTPIGLDHVGVLGNDIEEISTTKFNALGYDAKALLSDSMDKKSVKILNQIAQKKSASVKFASEILNEADKEAIAEYALKFSLPEFLASNLTLAGAASKALLGKFEISDLDELNLHGRCERIASNVWVDVGHNELAAFAMAKKFRGKKLTLIYNSFADKDFNAVLKALKPIIKDVLIYEYESPQRELATNQIKLVLDDMGVAYDDFKGLKFTESQKSKEKYLAFGSFFLVEAFLRQFDAS, encoded by the coding sequence ATGAAGCTTGATAAGTTTTTAAGCCAAAAGCCGCTTTTTTATAAAGAGATCGACTATACTCGCATGCCGCGTGCATGGAAAAGTATAAAAGATAGTCTAAATCCCTTTAAGATAATACATATAATAGGTACAAACGGTAAGGGCTCAACAGGAAGGTTTTTAGCTCAAATTCTGCATCTTCAAGGTAAGAGCGTGGGGCATTACACAAGCCCTCATATATTTGAATTTCGCGAAAGATTTTGGCTAAACGGAGATGTCGTTTCTGCAGATGCTTTAGAGGCTGCGCATAAGCGTTTACAAGCTATGCTAAGCGATGAATTTAAGATAAAAACCAGCTATTTTGAATACGCCACCTTACTTGCTGCGGTGCTATTTCATGAATGCGATTTTTTTATCTGCGAAGCCGGGATGGGGGGCGAGCTTGATGCGACAAACGTCTATGAGAAGCTATTTAACATCTTCACTCCTATCGGGCTTGATCATGTCGGCGTTCTTGGAAATGATATCGAAGAGATTTCAACTACTAAATTTAACGCCTTAGGATATGACGCTAAAGCTCTTTTAAGCGACAGCATGGATAAGAAAAGCGTTAAGATACTAAATCAAATCGCACAAAAAAAGAGCGCTTCAGTAAAATTTGCAAGTGAAATTTTAAATGAAGCCGACAAAGAAGCCATAGCTGAATATGCCTTGAAATTTAGCCTACCTGAGTTTCTAGCTTCGAATTTGACATTAGCAGGAGCTGCCAGTAAGGCGCTTTTGGGTAAATTTGAGATATCTGATTTAGATGAGTTAAATTTGCACGGAAGATGCGAAAGGATAGCTTCAAATGTCTGGGTTGACGTAGGACACAATGAACTTGCTGCGTTTGCCATGGCTAAAAAATTTAGAGGCAAGAAGCTAACTCTGATCTATAACTCATTTGCCGATAAGGATTTTAATGCTGTTTTAAAGGCGTTAAAGCCTATCATAAAAGATGTCTTAATCTACGAATATGAAAGCCCCCAAAGAGAACTTGCGACAAATCAGATAAAGCTAGTGCTTGATGATATGGGCGTTGCTTATGATGACTTTAAGGGATTAAAATTTACGGAGTCGCAAAAAAGCAAAGAGAAATACTTGGCCTTTGGCTCATTTTTCTTAGTTGAAGCCTTTTTAAGGCAGTTTGATGCAAGCTAG
- a CDS encoding GGDEF domain-containing protein yields MSTKINQIIRDTIGVMKERNLILTPDNYAETFCEIAKKNGVVVPDCQKLEKYISRLNSDLQEQLKSKKVKNLDELFAFLSARLNAAGSNDSLKLVNALSLMSKRILQATAALHNKEARKLSDMSIEALNRKLDMATVEKVKDKWFEFLTNYDDSFFSRLNSYGVKNYDDIQSLIIDLDNSLMRSHDSAYICQKMIPLIVLMLTPSISDQMDSEISAFELNLKSDPKSIEQESVKTEIQKLVKKRIELDKAEISSKVSVLNEVLESINIRVTNLMSSSTISSTKMQNIKRDLSEINLINLRQDSFEGIRNKLMSIADMLDSETRELGNQMSSNQKTIKELQDRVNRLEGELENVKAESKEDFLTKTATRRALMEELDRNEEVYKRFGTDYSICFFDIDHFKRINDTYGHEAGDVIISSVGKMLRKYSRQIDIVGRYGGEEFVVMLPQTPHANSLKFANKIRKIIQSSKFMYKDERINVTISCGVAVRSENNDLASTLETADKMLYAAKQSGRNMVMPKSNEA; encoded by the coding sequence ATGTCAACAAAGATTAATCAGATAATTAGAGATACTATAGGAGTTATGAAGGAGAGAAATTTAATCCTAACTCCTGATAACTATGCCGAAACATTTTGCGAGATAGCTAAGAAAAACGGTGTAGTAGTGCCTGATTGCCAGAAACTTGAAAAGTATATCTCAAGGTTAAATTCGGACTTGCAAGAGCAGCTTAAAAGTAAAAAAGTTAAAAATTTAGACGAGCTTTTTGCGTTTCTTAGCGCCAGGCTAAACGCAGCAGGTTCAAACGACTCGTTAAAACTAGTTAATGCTTTATCTTTAATGAGTAAAAGAATTTTACAAGCCACTGCCGCGCTTCATAACAAAGAAGCTAGGAAGTTATCTGATATGAGCATAGAGGCGCTTAATCGCAAGCTTGATATGGCTACGGTAGAAAAAGTTAAAGACAAATGGTTTGAGTTTTTGACGAATTATGACGACTCGTTTTTTAGCCGACTTAATAGCTATGGCGTGAAAAATTATGACGATATACAAAGCCTTATCATAGATCTTGATAACTCGCTTATGAGATCGCACGATAGCGCTTATATCTGCCAAAAGATGATACCTCTCATAGTTTTAATGCTAACCCCTTCGATATCAGATCAGATGGATAGTGAAATTAGCGCCTTTGAGCTAAATTTAAAAAGCGATCCGAAATCTATTGAGCAAGAGAGTGTAAAAACCGAGATACAAAAACTTGTTAAAAAGCGTATAGAGCTTGATAAGGCGGAAATTTCAAGCAAAGTTTCAGTGTTAAATGAAGTGCTTGAGAGTATCAATATTCGTGTTACTAATCTTATGAGTAGCTCTACTATAAGCTCAACTAAGATGCAAAACATCAAAAGAGACCTGAGCGAGATAAATTTAATAAATTTAAGGCAAGATAGCTTTGAGGGTATTAGAAATAAGCTTATGAGCATAGCCGATATGCTTGATAGCGAGACTAGAGAGCTTGGTAATCAGATGAGCTCCAATCAAAAAACCATCAAAGAGCTTCAAGATAGGGTAAATCGACTTGAGGGAGAACTTGAGAACGTAAAAGCCGAGAGTAAAGAGGATTTCTTAACCAAAACGGCGACTAGAAGAGCTCTCATGGAAGAGCTTGATCGCAATGAAGAGGTTTATAAAAGATTTGGCACGGATTATTCAATATGCTTTTTTGATATTGATCATTTTAAGAGGATTAATGATACTTACGGGCATGAGGCGGGCGATGTAATTATATCAAGCGTAGGCAAGATGCTTAGAAAATACTCCCGCCAAATAGATATAGTAGGTAGATACGGCGGAGAAGAATTTGTAGTGATGCTTCCTCAAACTCCACATGCAAATAGCCTAAAATTTGCAAATAAAATTCGCAAAATAATTCAAAGCTCTAAATTTATGTATAAAGATGAACGCATTAATGTAACTATAAGTTGTGGAGTGGCGGTAAGAAGCGAAAATAACGATTTGGCTTCCACTCTTGAAACGGCAGATAAGATGCTTTACGCAGCAAAACAATCAGGCAGAAATATGGTAATGCCAAAATCCAATGAAGCTTGA
- a CDS encoding DUF6394 family protein: MNWGKVVYIFFALMSLTTTAGFLYDKNEIALFVAASVNLVSTLLKIGVKNVLSAELFASSLVADLHLIPAFVVLQTTGNMTVVYSLAIGAAIANFFSLSLVLVEAGKTQEEF, translated from the coding sequence ATGAACTGGGGAAAAGTTGTTTATATATTTTTCGCGCTGATGAGTCTAACGACTACGGCGGGCTTTTTGTATGATAAAAACGAGATAGCGCTATTTGTAGCGGCAAGCGTAAATTTAGTCTCTACACTGCTTAAAATCGGTGTAAAAAATGTCTTATCAGCCGAGCTGTTCGCTAGTTCGCTTGTGGCTGATTTGCACCTTATACCTGCGTTTGTAGTGCTTCAAACAACAGGAAATATGACCGTTGTTTATTCGCTTGCAATCGGCGCTGCTATCGCAAACTTTTTTTCACTTTCGCTTGTTTTGGTTGAAGCAGGCAAGACTCAAGAAGAATTTTAG